A genomic stretch from Oncorhynchus gorbuscha isolate QuinsamMale2020 ecotype Even-year unplaced genomic scaffold, OgorEven_v1.0 Un_scaffold_2105, whole genome shotgun sequence includes:
- the LOC124024984 gene encoding gastrula zinc finger protein XlCGF17.1-like translates to MASVKLEDCSQTLELNVNIKDEEEEEKIGTSVNHGDHVDTFSTSREQQQEDHRAKRSHHCPHCEEIFPFLSKLEMHLKIHTGESLYSCSDCGKSFKTSRSLTVHQRTHTGKTPYSCSECGKSFSQQSNLKTHQRIHKGEKPYSCSDCGVSFSGLDTLKTHQRIHTGEKPYSCSDCGKTFSQLVHLNAHRRIHTGEKPYFCSDCGKSFSQQSSLKSHQRTHTGEKPYSCSDCGKCFTTSSAINVHQRTHTGEKPYFCSDCGMSFSRLNTLNCHQLIHTGQKPYFCSDCGKNFSLQSSLKSHQPIHTGEKPYSCSDCGKCFSRQGSLKSHQRIHTIEKPFSE, encoded by the exons atggcatcagtgaagctggaagactgcagtcaaacactggagctgaatgtcaacattaaagatgaagaagaggaggagaagattgggaCATCTGTTAATCATG gagaccatgttgacacattctctacatccagagagcaacagcaggaagATCACAGAGCTAAGAGGTCTCATCACTGCCCACATTGTGAGGAGATTTTCCCATTTCTATCAAAGCTAGAAATGCACctaaaaatacacacaggagagagtctGTATTCCTGTTCCGACTGTGGAAAAAGCTTCAAAACATCAAGGTCTCTTacagttcatcagagaacacacacaggaaagacGCCTTACTCCTGCTCggaatgtggaaaaagtttctCTCAACAGAGCAATTTAAAAACACACCAACGTATACAtaaaggagagaagccttactcctgctctgactgtggagtCAGTTTCTCCGGACTGGATACCTTAAAAACACACcaacgtatacatacaggagaaAAGCCAtattcctgctctgactgtgggaagacatTTTCTCAACTGGTCCATTTAAATGCACACCgacgtatacatacaggagagaagccttacttctgctctgactgtggaaagagtttctctcaACAGAGCAGCTTAAAATCACACCAGCGtacacatacaggagagaagccgtactcctgctctgactgtgggaagtgCTTCACAACATCATCTGCAATAAacgttcatcagagaacacacacaggagagaagccttacttctgctctgactgtggaatgAGTTTTTCCCGGTTGAATACCTTAAACTGTCACCAGTTAATACATACAGGACAGAAGCCttacttctgctctgactgtgggaagaattTCTCTCTACAGAGCAGCTTAAAATCACACCAAcctatacacacaggagaaaagccttactcctgctctgactgtggaaagtgTTTCTCTCGACAGGGCAGCTTAAAATCACACCAACGGATACACACAATAGAGAAGCCTTTTTCAGAATAA